In Brassica napus cultivar Da-Ae chromosome C2, Da-Ae, whole genome shotgun sequence, the sequence AGACACTGCCGGGAATTTTCTTGAGACAGGTCAGCAATACTTCATCCAGCCGATCAAGACCGGGAGCAACAACGGAGGTGGTCTTGTTCCAGCCGCCATTAGACTTATTCCCCTTTGTCCACTTGGCATCAACCAAGCAGCCTTTACGTTCCTACCAGGCCTACCGGTTAGTTTCGAGTTTTCTGACTCCGTCACAGAACCCACCATTATGACATCTACTGATGTAACCATCGAGTTCAAATCTAGCTTACCACCGCCGGTCTGCAAGGAATTTTCCTTTATATGGGCAGTTGAATCCTCATCGGATTCCAGTGTGCCAGCAATTATCCTCGGTGGTACCCCGGGGAGCCAAAATAGCCGTTTTAAGATAGAGAAAGCCGGAGAAGGAGCAGGAG encodes:
- the LOC106365033 gene encoding kunitz trypsin inhibitor 2-like, translated to MKISFLITLLLATVACTHGQEPVKDTAGNFLETGQQYFIQPIKTGSNNGGGLVPAAIRLIPLCPLGINQAAFTFLPGLPVSFEFSDSVTEPTIMTSTDVTIEFKSSLPPPVCKEFSFIWAVESSSDSSVPAIILGGTPGSQNSRFKIEKAGEGAGENTYKLTSLDGTVGNVTGIFLAPQLVLTNDNAKTTFVKFNKYNEAITSASRVEKSALRMFPF